AATTAGCAGCTTTTCTCAAAGATAACCCAACTATCATTCGTTGTACTTTCCCCAGCAAAGATGTCAAGACGACTTCGGTAGTTCTTTCCCTGCCAAAAATGATCTGAAAAGAATGAATGCTCTCTTGGGTTGAAACAATGGAACTTCATGGCCAGCCCCTCTTACTGTAGCAAAGGTTAGCCCCCTGTAGACCTCTGTCCATCCTGCTACCTATAAAAGATTCATAATTGTCaagttattttttcaaatatttcttcaTGGATATCAATCTCTCTGTTTGAGGAACTTGGCCATTAATTTTGTTATGAAGTTGTTTTTGTTTACCTGACCACCTGAGTACCAAGGGTACCACCTTGATTTGATAGTTAGATTGAGATGGCTAAGAGAGAACCTAGTGGCAGTGACAGGAACCACTGAATCTGTGTCTCCACTGCATAAAAAATAGAAGCAACTTGCTCACATTTCAGATCAAGTTGGTAAAAACAAACATAAATTCTACCTAAAAAACTCTGGCCACAACTTTAAACAAACACCATATCCATATGGATATGAACCCGCGCTTGACTGAAATAACAGGAGTGAACCGACACACAAAAGGTTAAAAACTACAGTGAAAGCAGCACTGACTGTTAACTGCAGAACTACCTTTACCATCACTGCATTGGTAGATCTCATAggtcaaaaagaaaatggagtCGAGCGTTGATTGATAACTCTAGTCGACAACATTAAAGTCTTATCTATTACAGTCAAACACTCAACCCTTCAACTCAATTTGCTACAGGAGGTGGGTGTTGTTGTCATTATGTGATTAGACATTGTCAAAGGTAAATAGAGATCGTCGGTGTTTTTTATGTTAATCACAGTGGTATTTGTTCTCACGACTTTCGATTTATCAAATCCTCCGAACAAATTATAACCATGATCATTGATCAACATCTTCCAAAGTGAGACATTCAGATcaaagagatgactaatgacccTCAGCATTGCGTAAATAATTACAGTGTAAGCCTTTtggacgaaaaaaaaaaacaaccacgCTCTGCTAAAGCGGGTGAAGTTATACGTACGAAAGGTGCAGAAATCCCATTTCAAGTGCACAAAACGTGAGAAAATTCCTTTTTGAGCTTCTACCCTTTAGACTAACTCACATGAGAGCATCGAATTCATcaaattcatattcaaaattggataaaaagtataaatttttcataaatttaaaaccTTCGTATTTATAATAAGTGAGAACAACATAATAATTTGTTTACGAAGATATCTTACCTGAAAACCCAGATTCTTAGACCAGCTGCAATCAGTTCCTTGTATGTGGGTAACACAGAAGTTTCCGAGTCCTTCCAGTTTTTTATGAGAACATCACTGGACAAAACAAATTTATACTAAATCCatagttttctcttgatttcTGTAAGAAGTtgcaaaaaaatagaagaggagTGCATTGAAAACCTGCAAGCAGTCCATTTGTAAGGTATTCCTGTAATATTTGCATGCATTGCCTTCTGCACTTCTGGTCGGTTATAATATTTCTCAGCATAATTTTCAGTACATGGATCGTACCCAGAAACCCGTCGACGTAAAAGGGTATTTCTGAGCCTTAGATGCTTCGTGGTATTCTTAGGCAAAGCTATGCAAGATGgtgtatatatactatattgaTCAATGTCTCCAAACTCATAATTCATGGCATAATATACTGCATCATCACATTGCTGAGACGCTTTTTCCTCCTTGAAATGGCAATACCTGAGAATCGATTTGTAGCTTGTGTCTGATATCATTGCATGGCTCCACCAAAACGTCACTGTTCCAATGCTGTCATAATAGTTATCTGTTACTGCATTTCCCACCTGCACATATAATTTCATTTAAACTTGGAATCCATTAAGGTtagattattatataatttgtgTGAATTGTTTTATATACTTACCATGAAACCTTTAAGGTTG
This is a stretch of genomic DNA from Carya illinoinensis cultivar Pawnee chromosome 15, C.illinoinensisPawnee_v1, whole genome shotgun sequence. It encodes these proteins:
- the LOC122296485 gene encoding serine carboxypeptidase 24-like; translation: MEGPITFPSVAFLFMSLFFFSSTTAIAAVPKQQELDRISELPGQPQVTFSQFSGYVTVNEQHGRALFYWLTEATACPEKKPLVLWLNGGPGCSSVAYGASEEIGPFRINRTGSSLYLNKYSWNTEANLLFLESPAGVGFSYSNTSSDLRDSGDKRTAQDALVFVIRWMSRFPQYKYREFYIAGESYAGHYVPQLAKKIFDYNKANSHPIINLKGFMVGNAVTDNYYDSIGTVTFWWSHAMISDTSYKSILRYCHFKEEKASQQCDDAVYYAMNYEFGDIDQYSIYTPSCIALPKNTTKHLRLRNTLLRRRVSGYDPCTENYAEKYYNRPEVQKAMHANITGIPYKWTACSDVLIKNWKDSETSVLPTYKELIAAGLRIWVFSGDTDSVVPVTATRFSLSHLNLTIKSRWYPWYSGGQVAGWTEVYRGLTFATVRGAGHEVPLFQPKRAFILFRSFLAGKELPKSS